The genomic interval TGTCGACATTTTTACTGGTTCTGGACACACTGCAAATGCGCAGTGGCTACATATAAGGAATTGTGTGCTTTTTTGGGAAACGTCCTTGACAGTATTCCAATCCCTCTGATGAAGAAGACTGGGGATTGAGTCTTGGCAGAATTGCCAGCGCACTTCAAAAACCCTTTGCCTCAGGGACTAGCTGAAAATAGATCTGTTTGGGATTGAACCTGTAGGTTAACCTTTTTTTTAGCTGTAAATAGAAGACATAATTACTGATGCAGTTAGGGTGCTTTGATTTTAAGGCTTACAACTTTGGAGGCATTTGGGGAAGGTTCCTTGCATTTCATCTTGTGGATTCCTTTGACTCTTTTATTTGCCTAGCGAAGAAAATGCAATGCTGTTTTCTACGCGTAAGCGATAAACTTTATATGAAGCTATCGCCCACCGAAAAAGCAAATGTAATATCCCTTTGAATTCattaacatgaaaaaaagaaTCCCTGTAGCAGGGTTATTATCCTTGCACAAAACAGCCTCCTGTTACTGCTTCTTCTAAGAACCCAATAATTGAAATCGAGACGCTGGCGTTCCTGACTGAGTCTTGGTGGGACTGGGCATGCCCAGTAGCTCGGCCGGGTCTGGTTGCAAATAGCAAGCCTGCCGGGTTCAGCGCCGCCGCGGGGACTGGCTGCTCTGGAGACGGGGTCTGACTCCCTTAGACGTAAGCTTGCGGGCACCGGGTGCTTTCGGGGACCCTGACGCGGGCCCGGAGGAGGTGGcgcccagcccccccccccctccccgccgccGCGGGCACCGGGAGGGACCGCAGCCCGGGAGCGCGCGGGGCGGGCCTATGGCGCGGCCAATCGGCGCGGCGCCTCCCCGCCTATATGTGGCGCTGGGGCCGGGCGGCCTCCTCTAGAGGAGTGGAGCCGGCAGCCGGGTCGGACCGAGTCGCCGCCGAAGCCGGGTCACACCAGCCAGCGCTGCCGTTCTCACACGCCCCGGGCTGCGGACAGCTAGGAGGCTTTATCTAGTTTCTACCGAGCTGCTACTGgagctccctccctctcgctATTTCCacgaggcttttttttttttttttttttttttttggccgcAATTGCATGAAATCCCAATGGTGTAGAGCAGTGGCGATGGATCTAGGAGTTTACCAACTGAgacatttttcaatttctttcttgtcgtctttgctgggaactgaaaacGCTTCTGTGAGACTTGACAATAGGTAAATGTCAGCTGGGATAGTTGGCTTAAATTGACTCGGAGTAAACAGACTTGTGGTAATGCCAGGTACAAGATAGCCATGCGAATTCCTTTGTCCATGCCTAGGGTTACTGTGACATAGATGTTGCTTTCTGAAATGGTCAGAGGGTCCTTATTTTCGGAGATCTGGCTCGAAAACAGGCTTTCTCCCATTATGTAATTTAGTCCTTTGTGGCtcactgaaaaaggaaaatgccTGGATATTGGAGAGTGGCTGGTATTTTCTGGAATATGAGGCATTTTGTAGTGttaaaaaatactcaaaacatgATTGTAGTAACGTCATTTGAGTTCAGAGATCTATCCTTATCCTGGATGCTGAAGATCAATTCCGTTTAtcgatgatcttttttttttttttatcctctctTCCAGCTCTGGTGCAAGTGTGGTAGCTATCGACAACAAAATCGAGCAAGCTATGGTATGTACTGATTAAAAATTAGTTGTACTCAATGTGGGCACAGCACAAAACCCGAGATGTCTCGGAAGGACTAGTGCATCCCTTAGCTAAATCCAGATGGTACTGGTTGCTCTGCTGCATAGGTCAGAAATGCCAGCGCTTGCCCGCTGTGCCCTGCCAGCATGGAGAGAAACCACATACCCCGACGCCTGCCACCGAGGGAGAAGGGCCCCAGGTCCCAGGTCCTGCTCTGGACCCATTTCACGTAATGTCGGGATAAGGAGGCAACAGCGGCCCAGCTTCCTCATTGCTCGTCCTAGGAGCGCTTTCCGTGATGTGGCTTTACTTGGAACCCTAAGATTTTACTGGGGAGCTGAGAGGGAGTTGGGGGTCCCGGCTgaagggagcagaggaagggggtCTCTAGACCATATCAGAACCTCTCCCTCGGCTGCACAGAGAAGGAGAATGGGAGAAAAGTTTAGTTTTCTCGGCCTGCGCCTGGATTTCTCCTATTTTTTATTTCCGCCTTGGTCGTTCTTTGTTATTGGAGCAGCGCCTGTGGCTCTTCTCACGGGATTCTCTGCCCACTGTTGCTAGGCAAACTCTGAACCTTTAATTCAGAGCTATAAATAACTCGGGCTCCCATTGGCTACGACGTCTGCCCAGGTTTCTGTGATGTCAGCTTAATCACTGGAGGGGGGCGAGTAGAGGTGGAGGGAAGAAAATGCGGCAACACGCTCTGTAGGAACTGGCTGCAGCcggtgtggagggagggagggaggaggccctCCCTAGGATGGGAGGGCCTGGGGGCGGGGAAGCAGCCACTAGGCCTAGGGCTGGATGGGAATACAGGGCCGGAACGGGTTTGCCATCTTGAATGGGAAAACTGGACTGTAGGCACCATCCTTGCCTAATGTCTGCAGAGAAAGTCTAGAGACTTTTGAAAAGCTCGATCACATTAAACTTTTAAGTATGGCACCGTTGTGGTTATGCGCAGATTCCCACAAGTGTGCTTTAATGCTCTCTGGAGGCGGAGTACAGTCATTGGTTAGGGAAAGCTAAGGACAGTTCAGAACGCCAGAGCCCAGGACCTAGTGAGCTAAATCCTTTCTTTGCCTCTTGCTTTCAGGATCTGGTGAAAAGCCATTTGATGTATGCAGTTAGAGAGGAGGTGGAGGTTCTGAAGGAGCAGATCAAAGAACTAATAGAGAAAAACTCCCAGCTGGAGCAGGAGAATAATCTATTGAAGACACTGGCCAGTCCGGAGCAGCTTGCCCAGTTTCAGGCCCAGCTGCAGACTGGCTCCCCTCCTGCCACCACGCAGCCACAGGGGACCACACAGCCCCCTGCACAGCCAGCGTCCCAGGGCTCAGGATCAACCGCATAGCCTGCTATGCCCCTCCCGACAGAACTGGCTGTTGCTGTCTGAACTGAACAGACCGAAGAAGAGATGTGCTAGCGAGAAACCGCCTCCACAGTCACTCATTTCATTGCTGTCTACGAAAGAGCCGTGAGACTCACACATGCCATTCTCGCTTTTTTCCCCCAGTATTAAGCACTCATATGCTTTTGGCTTGAAGAAATGTACTAGTTGAGTGAATTAAAGGTTAACCAGAGAATGAGCATGGAAAGCGCCCTGTGCAGCTCGGCAGATGTCTGAGGAATGGTTTAATTGATGCCGAGGAGCTGTGTGCCTTTTCAACCCTTCCAAGCCGCCCACCCTGCTTCCGAGAGCCCTGGGGGCTTGCCTACATGGGGCTCAGAAGGTGGGCTGTGCCAGGATTTTTTCGGtctcctcttttttcccttcaagGAACTTGAGAGGCCAGAAACAAGACTGCAGTGAGGGGGGCCGGGGGGAATGCAGTCATTTTACAAACCGACAACTGTCACCAAAGTTTATAAACCACAGTAGTACTGTCCCTCTTTTCTGAAATATCAGAAGACACAAAGCTATTAGTGGCAAAACGGTGACAGGTAGCTGGGACCTAGGCTATCTTATTATGAAGGTTGTTTTgcttattgtatatttgtgtatgtagtGTAACGAATTTGTACAATAGAGGACCGTAACTACTGTTTAGGTTGTACAGATTGGGATTTAGATGTTACATTGGCTGTCTGAAAAGGTGTGGCCTGTCCTTCAAAGAGAGAACTACTTAAAAACTGCTTCATGGCAAAAACCACAcctgaagaaaattttaaaaatttggcaCAGTTAGTTACTTCGTGTAATGTGAAATCTAGCTGCTGAATCTTGCAAAGTCAATTCCCAGCTCACTGATGAACAGATCTCGGTTGAGCTGGTTGACTACTTGGAGGAAACGGTCAGTTGCTAGGGAGATAGGGGTTTCTGCATATCAGCTGTATAGTTGGATGCATACGCTTCTGTGCATGTTCTGTACACAGTTACCACTGTATTTCACTGTTGTACTCGTCACCTTTCAATAAAGCATATAAAATGTTGATAAACAAATGTCTCCACGCGCCCGTGTTAATACTAACTGCCATTAGACAAACAGCAGTTTGGCTAGTAAAATCTGGACAAGTGGAAGTGTTGGAGCACCAGTGGCTTGACTGTACAAGTGAGAGAAATTGGATGCTTAGAGCCATTGCATTATCTGAGGGGCTGGCCACATTGTGACAAAGTCACTTCACCCTTCAGTTTCCCTACTTAAAATTCTAAGGGCTTCTGTAGAGCTTAATGGTCTGTGGCTACccaagggggagaaagagggctAGATCCTATGTGTATTTACAGTCAGGATCAAAGGTAGAAGTGATAAGTTGGCTTCCACATTGAGAACTCTGCTCCTGTGTTTTTAGACACGGTTCTGGGGGTTGAATGATTGTTATTAGGCATGAGGTAGGTAGGACCTGGTACTGAAGTCCCTTCTGAGTGATCCTATAAATGGAGGTAGCAGGGTCCTTGAGACAACAGGGTGGGCTGGGCTTTGTCCCCAGCCCCAGGACCTCAGCCACAGCTCTTTAACCTGACAGGAATTGGGTCGCACTCACTCTCTGAGGCTTAACCTGAGTCCTGCATTCTCTAAGGTAGAGGAGCTGGGGGCGGAGAGAGTCAGGGAGCATGACACACATCAGGGCTCACTGAGAAGAATGGTTTACCAGCTGGAAGAGTAAAGCGTCGCTCACTGTAAGCTGGCGGCAGTGGCCAGAGAGAGGTCTGGGGACTGGCAGGTACCTGAATGCCTCCATCGTTCCTGGAGCTACATCACTGACGTCAAAGGGTGCTTAAGTAGTAACTGCAGCCCTCTTCTAAAGGAAACCAGACAGTGGCCTTTCTAATGTAATTGTGCAGAATTTGAAGTCTCCATCTTTGTTTCATTAAATACTACTAAATCAAAACTCCCACAAAATTGTGGTATCTTGACAATGATATGTGAAATAATAATCACAAATACCCAAAGATGTTTTCATGCCCTTCTCTCACCTTTGTAAAGTTGGGACAGtttccctgctctgctctgctagCTGCTATCTAACCATTTTTAAAGGTGATTTTTAAGGACATTTTACTACTTGCTTCGAAACTTCACTAGGCCTCCTTGGCCTATAGGTTACTGTACAATTGGTTGTATCACACATCATGTTTCCATGGGACAGGAATAAATTCCTGCAATGTTGTATGAGCACTTGGTGTTGTGACGTACCCTCAGCAGGATAGACTGCTGCATGGTGCAGGAGAGACAGACGGATTTTACCTGATTTTAATGagtgcttgctttctgtttcaaATTAACAATGTTTAGAATTCAGGAGCTGTGCTTTTTGAGTTTTGCATCCTTTAAAAGcaacattttactttttcattttgtgaTGAATACAGAACGCCAGAATCAGGTTTAAATTTGCTCAAGAAATGTATGAAAGTTAATTATAACCATAATTAGAAATGAATTTCAATGCAGGCACTACTACTACTGCCTCTTAGGCTGCATGAAGTATAAGATGAAGCTATTGGGCCTTGTCTGAGAACTGCTTTTATATAACAGCAGTAAGATTAGAAAGAGAAGCAAATGAAATAGCCTCTAAGGTAAAATAGC from Acomys russatus chromosome 18, mAcoRus1.1, whole genome shotgun sequence carries:
- the Tsc22d1 gene encoding TSC22 domain family protein 1 isoform X2 — its product is MKSQWCRAVAMDLGVYQLRHFSISFLSSLLGTENASVRLDNSSGASVVAIDNKIEQAMDLVKSHLMYAVREEVEVLKEQIKELIEKNSQLEQENNLLKTLASPEQLAQFQAQLQTGSPPATTQPQGTTQPPAQPASQGSGSTA
- the Tsc22d1 gene encoding TSC22 domain family protein 1 isoform X3 — protein: MDLVKSHLMYAVREEVEVLKEQIKELIEKNSQLEQENNLLKTLASPEQLAQFQAQLQTGSPPATTQPQGTTQPPAQPASQGSGSTA